Proteins found in one Herbiconiux sp. A18JL235 genomic segment:
- a CDS encoding response regulator, with product MSAPIRVLLVDDQELFREGMRVIVDAQHDLEVVGTAGDGFEAVELVAALQPDVVLMDIRMPELDGVEATRRIFLPEAAAARSTPVRVLVLTTFDLDDRAATAIRHGASGFLVKDATPAMLIDAIRTVHAGNAVLAPQALSTLLVSGFKEPAPPPAEFELLTDKEREVFDAVARGASNSEVAARLFTSESTVKTHVGAVLRKLGLRDRVQLVVFAHRHQLV from the coding sequence GTGAGCGCGCCCATCCGCGTGCTCCTCGTCGACGACCAGGAGCTGTTCCGCGAAGGGATGCGCGTCATCGTCGACGCCCAGCACGACCTCGAGGTGGTGGGCACCGCCGGCGACGGGTTCGAGGCGGTCGAGCTGGTGGCGGCGCTGCAGCCCGACGTGGTGCTGATGGACATCCGGATGCCCGAACTCGACGGCGTGGAGGCCACCCGTCGCATCTTCCTCCCCGAGGCCGCCGCCGCCCGCTCGACGCCGGTGCGCGTTCTCGTGCTCACCACCTTCGATCTCGACGATCGCGCCGCAACGGCCATCCGCCACGGTGCGAGCGGTTTCCTGGTGAAGGATGCGACACCCGCGATGCTCATCGACGCGATCCGCACCGTGCACGCCGGCAACGCCGTGCTCGCGCCGCAAGCCCTCTCGACGCTGCTCGTGAGCGGGTTCAAGGAGCCGGCTCCCCCGCCGGCGGAATTCGAGCTGCTGACCGACAAGGAGCGCGAAGTCTTCGACGCCGTCGCCCGCGGCGCCTCGAACAGCGAGGTGGCCGCCCGCCTGTTCACCAGCGAGTCGACGGTGAAGACGCATGTCGGCGCCGTGCTGCGCAAGCTCGGGCTACGCGACCGCGTGCAGCTCGTGGTGTTCGCGCACCGCCACCAGCTCGTCTAG